A window from Zingiber officinale cultivar Zhangliang chromosome 7A, Zo_v1.1, whole genome shotgun sequence encodes these proteins:
- the LOC122002586 gene encoding protein IQ-domain 26-like isoform X2 — protein MGRATRWLRSVLWGKKEAKAAGKDNASISGYEAKERNRWSFGIANSKLRQDESMGHQSPLSATDVAWLRSFYDENEEDGKHAIAVAVATAAAANAAVSAAQAAMWRLQSLGKETRAVLQGSYAWWAAVKIQTAFRRHLAKKALRALKALVKLQALVRGYLVRKQAAVALRRLQALMRAQSHAWPQQAPLTLPQRSPRLTTEFCHRKSFERINTRCKQTGTEQRSGFDMSPKIVEMDTYQLKSKSFRRATPNYNVFEEPMIPVSSPLPHKVPPIVCYRHPDKSPFSQNSHSHRPTTPSRSSCPGYMAKTSSFAAKVRTQSVPKQRAEKGSPRKKVVVKEVEYNTSESGSLKHRMQGRDVRTATAVREVARDYYLDSMW, from the exons ATGGGCCGAGCGACGAGGTGGCTGAGGAGTGTTCTTTGGGGGAAGAAGGAAGCGAAGGCGGCAGGAAAAGACAATGCCAGCATCAGCGGCTACGAAGCCAAGGAGAGGAATAGGTGGAGCTTCGGCATCGCCAACTCCAAGCTGCGCCAAGACGAGAGCATGGGGCACCAGAGTCCCCTGTCGGCGACGGACGTGGCGTGGCTGAGGTCCTTCTACGACGAGAACGAGGAAGACGGGAAGCACGCAATCGCGGTGGCCGTCGCCACTGCGGCCGCGGCCAATGCGGCTGTGTCTGCTGCGCAGGCGGCAATGTGGCGGCTGCAGAGCCTGGGGAAGGAGACGAGGGCGGTGCTGCAGGGGAGCTACGCGTGGTGGGCCGCCGTCAAGATCCAGACCGCCTTCAGGCGCCACTTG GCAAAGAAAGCTCTCCGGGCACTCAAAGCCCTGGTGAAGTTGCAGGCGCTCGTTCGAGGCTACCTCGTGAGGAAGCAAGCAGCCGTCGCCCTCCGCAGACTGCAAGCTCTCATGAGAGCTCAGTCTCATGCATGGCCTCAACAAGCTCCTCTTACACTTCCCCAAAGGAGTCCAAGACTCACCACAGAATTCTGCCACAGAAAATCCTTT GAAAGAATTAACACAAGGTGTAAGCAGACAGGAACAGAACAGAGATCTGGTTTCGATATGAGCCCAAAGATTGTGGAGATGGATACATACCAGCTCAAGTCCAAATCATTCAGGAGAGCAACTCCCAACTACAATGTATTTGAGGAGCCTATGATTCCAGTTTCCTCTCCACTTCCACACAAGGTTCCACCTATCGTCTGCTATCGGCACCCTGACAAATCACCCTTCTCTCAGAACAGTCATAGTCACCGGCCAACAACTCCGAGCCGTTCGAGCTGCCCGGGCTACATGGCGAAAACGTCGTCTTTTGCTGCCAAAGTAAGAACTCAGAGTGTGCCGAAGCAGCGGGCGGAGAAGGGCAGCCCGAGGAAGAAAGTTGTTGTGAAGGAGGTGGAGTACAATACTAGTGAGTCAGGCAGTTTGAAACATAGAATGCAAGGGAGAGATGTGAGGACTGCTACGGCAGTGAGGGAAGTGGCAAGGGATTACTACTTGGATAGCATGTGGTGA
- the LOC122002586 gene encoding protein IQ-domain 26-like isoform X1, with amino-acid sequence MGRATRWLRSVLWGKKEAKAAGKDNASISGYEAKERNRWSFGIANSKLRQDESMGHQSPLSATDVAWLRSFYDENEEDGKHAIAVAVATAAAANAAVSAAQAAMWRLQSLGKETRAVLQGSYAWWAAVKIQTAFRRHLAKKALRALKALVKLQALVRGYLVRKQAAVALRRLQALMRAQSHAWPQQAPLTLPQRSPRLTTEFCHRKSFQERINTRCKQTGTEQRSGFDMSPKIVEMDTYQLKSKSFRRATPNYNVFEEPMIPVSSPLPHKVPPIVCYRHPDKSPFSQNSHSHRPTTPSRSSCPGYMAKTSSFAAKVRTQSVPKQRAEKGSPRKKVVVKEVEYNTSESGSLKHRMQGRDVRTATAVREVARDYYLDSMW; translated from the exons ATGGGCCGAGCGACGAGGTGGCTGAGGAGTGTTCTTTGGGGGAAGAAGGAAGCGAAGGCGGCAGGAAAAGACAATGCCAGCATCAGCGGCTACGAAGCCAAGGAGAGGAATAGGTGGAGCTTCGGCATCGCCAACTCCAAGCTGCGCCAAGACGAGAGCATGGGGCACCAGAGTCCCCTGTCGGCGACGGACGTGGCGTGGCTGAGGTCCTTCTACGACGAGAACGAGGAAGACGGGAAGCACGCAATCGCGGTGGCCGTCGCCACTGCGGCCGCGGCCAATGCGGCTGTGTCTGCTGCGCAGGCGGCAATGTGGCGGCTGCAGAGCCTGGGGAAGGAGACGAGGGCGGTGCTGCAGGGGAGCTACGCGTGGTGGGCCGCCGTCAAGATCCAGACCGCCTTCAGGCGCCACTTG GCAAAGAAAGCTCTCCGGGCACTCAAAGCCCTGGTGAAGTTGCAGGCGCTCGTTCGAGGCTACCTCGTGAGGAAGCAAGCAGCCGTCGCCCTCCGCAGACTGCAAGCTCTCATGAGAGCTCAGTCTCATGCATGGCCTCAACAAGCTCCTCTTACACTTCCCCAAAGGAGTCCAAGACTCACCACAGAATTCTGCCACAGAAAATCCTTT CAGGAAAGAATTAACACAAGGTGTAAGCAGACAGGAACAGAACAGAGATCTGGTTTCGATATGAGCCCAAAGATTGTGGAGATGGATACATACCAGCTCAAGTCCAAATCATTCAGGAGAGCAACTCCCAACTACAATGTATTTGAGGAGCCTATGATTCCAGTTTCCTCTCCACTTCCACACAAGGTTCCACCTATCGTCTGCTATCGGCACCCTGACAAATCACCCTTCTCTCAGAACAGTCATAGTCACCGGCCAACAACTCCGAGCCGTTCGAGCTGCCCGGGCTACATGGCGAAAACGTCGTCTTTTGCTGCCAAAGTAAGAACTCAGAGTGTGCCGAAGCAGCGGGCGGAGAAGGGCAGCCCGAGGAAGAAAGTTGTTGTGAAGGAGGTGGAGTACAATACTAGTGAGTCAGGCAGTTTGAAACATAGAATGCAAGGGAGAGATGTGAGGACTGCTACGGCAGTGAGGGAAGTGGCAAGGGATTACTACTTGGATAGCATGTGGTGA